From one Melioribacteraceae bacterium genomic stretch:
- the tnpA gene encoding IS200/IS605 family transposase gives MSTYTQILYHITFSTKQRRPSLNKENRTKLFKYIWGLLENKNCHLYRVNGVEDHIHIVTHLHPTIALSDLIKDIKLSTTDLIKNENLFPLFDGWQNGYGAFTHSISEKDRLIEYVKNQEEHHKKISFKDEYIKLLKEYKIDFNEKYLL, from the coding sequence ATGAGCACCTACACACAAATTCTTTATCACATAACCTTCTCAACAAAACAAAGAAGACCCTCTTTGAATAAAGAAAATCGCACAAAATTATTTAAATACATCTGGGGACTTTTGGAAAATAAAAATTGTCATCTATACAGAGTTAATGGCGTGGAAGATCATATACATATCGTTACACATCTTCATCCGACCATTGCGTTATCAGATTTAATAAAGGATATAAAACTCAGCACCACAGATCTGATAAAAAACGAAAATCTATTTCCGCTTTTTGATGGTTGGCAGAATGGGTATGGTGCGTTTACGCATTCAATTTCAGAAAAAGACCGATTGATTGAATATGTGAAAAATCAAGAAGAGCACCACAAAAAGATATCTTTTAAAGATGAATACATAAAACTGTTGAAAGAATACAAAATTGATTTCAACGAAAAATATCTTCTTTGA
- a CDS encoding tetratricopeptide repeat protein produces the protein MKKLTMIFLFIFVSSLFAITPEEIQEAYHKSFNYEQIEDYENAIRSLSSVLSEYPNGYTVNLRLGWLYYLLGKYANSIEHYQKAVQIVPTSLEAKNGLMLPQLAQNKYSDVTSIAYQVVSVDHYNYYGNMRLAYSLRMQKKYDQAEQILNKMLAVYPTDITFLTELALIKYNQGDKEKAGSLMWDVLTLDPENETAKNYFSK, from the coding sequence ATGAAAAAGCTGACAATGATATTTTTATTCATTTTTGTTTCTTCACTATTTGCAATCACGCCTGAAGAAATTCAAGAAGCATATCACAAATCATTTAACTATGAGCAGATTGAAGATTACGAAAATGCAATTCGTTCCCTATCTTCGGTTTTAAGTGAATATCCAAATGGGTACACTGTTAATCTAAGATTAGGATGGCTTTATTATTTGCTCGGCAAGTACGCTAATTCGATTGAACATTATCAAAAAGCTGTACAGATTGTTCCGACATCACTTGAAGCAAAAAATGGATTGATGCTGCCGCAGCTTGCACAGAATAAATATAGTGATGTAACTTCAATTGCTTATCAAGTTGTTTCGGTTGATCATTATAATTATTACGGTAATATGAGATTAGCGTATTCATTACGAATGCAGAAAAAATACGATCAGGCCGAACAAATTTTAAATAAGATGCTTGCTGTTTATCCAACCGACATTACATTTTTAACTGAACTTGCTTTGATTAAATACAATCAAGGTGATAAAGAAAAAGCCGGCAGCTTAATGTGGGATGTATTGACCTTGGATCCGGAAAACGAAACTGCGAAGAATTATTTTTCGAAATGA
- a CDS encoding anion transporter, with the protein MLTLHSLIIFITLAGVAIGRLPKLRMNRATIALVGAGLLIITNALELNQAYTSVDWDTILLLFAMMILYINLSLAGFFQLIAAKIIRFASSPKQLLLVIVFSSGILSALFLNDTICLMFTPLVLEIAITLKRNPIPYLMGLAVSANIGSAATIVGNPQNMIIGISSGISFTDFAIALLPVSLISLFVGWIIIVLVYKKEFAGNRFEIPIISEVKIYKPLFIKSIIATLLMIAAFIYGFSIPLSAFAAACLLLVTRRLKPERVFREIDWSLLVFFAALFIVTGAIETTGISNYLFLKVESFICDNVVNLSVISAVLSNLVSNVPAVLLFRPIITTCPDPTNSWLILAMATTFAGNLTLIGSVANLIVAESAKKRGIHLSFVEYLKSGFLIAVISIGIGIIFFL; encoded by the coding sequence ATGCTTACCCTTCATTCATTAATCATATTCATTACACTCGCCGGCGTTGCAATTGGTAGATTACCTAAACTAAGAATGAACCGCGCTACAATTGCTCTTGTCGGTGCGGGATTGCTTATAATAACAAATGCCCTTGAATTAAATCAAGCATACACTTCGGTTGATTGGGATACTATTCTGCTTCTTTTTGCAATGATGATATTATATATAAATCTAAGCCTCGCCGGATTCTTTCAACTAATTGCTGCAAAAATTATTCGTTTCGCCTCATCACCAAAACAATTATTGCTGGTTATAGTTTTTTCGTCGGGAATTTTATCCGCACTTTTTCTTAATGATACAATTTGTCTGATGTTCACGCCGCTTGTATTGGAAATTGCAATCACACTTAAGAGAAATCCTATTCCATATTTAATGGGACTTGCAGTTTCGGCGAACATTGGATCGGCAGCAACAATTGTCGGGAATCCTCAGAATATGATAATCGGAATTTCATCGGGTATAAGTTTCACCGATTTTGCAATTGCACTTTTACCGGTTTCGTTAATTTCCTTATTTGTTGGATGGATTATAATTGTACTTGTTTATAAAAAAGAGTTTGCCGGTAATAGATTTGAAATTCCCATCATATCCGAAGTTAAAATTTACAAACCACTTTTTATTAAAAGTATCATTGCAACATTGTTGATGATTGCTGCATTCATTTATGGATTTTCAATTCCGCTCTCTGCATTTGCTGCTGCATGTTTATTATTAGTAACACGCAGATTAAAACCCGAAAGAGTGTTCAGAGAAATCGATTGGTCACTGCTAGTTTTCTTTGCAGCATTATTTATCGTTACCGGCGCAATTGAAACAACCGGAATCAGCAATTATCTTTTTTTAAAAGTTGAATCATTTATTTGTGATAATGTTGTGAATCTTTCCGTTATTTCTGCAGTGTTAAGTAACCTTGTTTCAAACGTTCCGGCTGTGTTGTTGTTCAGACCGATAATTACAACTTGTCCCGATCCTACAAATTCATGGTTAATCTTAGCAATGGCAACAACATTTGCAGGCAATCTTACATTAATTGGTTCTGTTGCCAATTTGATTGTAGCCGAATCAGCTAAGAAGCGAGGAATACATTTATCGTTCGTTGAATATTTGAAATCCGGTTTTTTGATTGCCGTTATTTCTATCGGG